Proteins encoded in a region of the Sander lucioperca isolate FBNREF2018 chromosome 18, SLUC_FBN_1.2, whole genome shotgun sequence genome:
- the htr1d gene encoding 5-hydroxytryptamine receptor 1D — protein sequence MELDNSSLDYFTSNFTEIPDTTTTPPWSKATLLGLQISLSALLAVVTLATVLSNAFVIATIFLTRKLHTPANFLIGSLAVTDLLVSILVMPISIVYTVSKTWSLGQIVCDIWLSSDITFCTASILHLCVIALDRYWAITDALEYSKRRTMRRAAIMVGVVWVISISISMPPLFWRQAKAHEELTECMVNTDQISYTLYSTFGAFYVPTVLLIILYGRIYVAARSRIFKTPSSSGKRFTTAQLIQTSAGSSLCSLNSASYQEAHLRSGNTGGGGGGGGGSPLFMNSVKVKLADSVLERKRLCAARERKATKTLGIILGAFIVCWLPFFVGTLVMAICKECWFDPVLFDIFTWLGYLNSLINPIIYTVFNDEFKQAFQKLIKFRRCC from the coding sequence ATGGAGCTGGATAATAGTTCACTGGACTACTTTACCAGCAACTTCACAGAGATTCCTGACACCACAACAACTCCACCCTGGAGCAAGGCCACGCTACTCGGCCTCCAGATCTCCCTGTCTGCACTGTTAGCTGTCGTCACCCTGGCTACCGTGCTCTCAAACGCCTTCGTCATCGCCACCATCTTTTTAACCAGGAAGCTCCACACACCTGCCAACTTCCTGATCGGCTCCCTGGCTGTCACAGACCTGCTGGTGTCTATTTTAGTCATGCCAATCAGCATCGTCTACACTGTCAGCAAGACCTGGTCGCTGGGGCAGATTGTCTGTGACATCTGGCTGTCGTCTGATATCACCTTCTGCACGGCCTCCATCTTGCACCTGTGTGTAATCGCATTGGACCGCTACTGGGCCATCACAGACGCCCTGGAGTACTCGAAACGCCGCACCATGCGTCGGGCGGCGATCATGGTTGGGGTGGTATGGGTGATCTCTATATCGATTTCCATGCCTCCACTTTTCTGGCGGCAAGCCAAAGCCCACGAGGAGCTGACGGAGTGCATGGTCAATACAGATCAGATCTCTTACACCCTATACTCCACCTTCGGCGCCTTCTACGTCCCCACAGTGCTGCTCATCATCCTCTATGGACGGATCTATGTTGCCGCCCGCTCCCGCATCTTTAAGACGCCGTCTTCCTCAGGGAAACGTTTCACCACAGCACAGCTCATCCAGACCTCTGCAGgctcctctctctgttctcttaaTTCTGCCTCCTACCAGGAAGCACACCTACGCTCTGGCAATACGGGGggtgggggaggaggagggggaggatcGCCTCTATTCATGAATAGCGTTAAAGTGAAGCTGGCAGACAGCGTGCTCGAGAGGAAACGTCTGTGTGCGGCTCGGGAGAGGAAAGCGACCAAGACACTGGGCATCATCCTGGGCGCTTTCATTGTCTGTTGGCTCCCGTTCTTTGTGGGCACGCTCGTCATGGCCATATGTAAAGAGTGCTGGTTTGATCCAGTGCTTTTTGATATATTTACCTGGCTGGGATACCTGAACTCCCTGATCAATCCTATTATCTACACCGTATTCAACGATGAGTTCAAACAGGCTTTCCAAAAACTCATTAAATTCAGACGatgctgctga